A single genomic interval of Ruminococcus sp. NK3A76 harbors:
- a CDS encoding DNA glycosylase — protein sequence MDYSVKGNDIIIKQSDFELSQTLDCGQAFRWEQQEDGSFTGAYLNRPLRISTVDIKDCTFMLHDISEDELLNIWYDYFDFTTDYSELKRRLSEDETLSKACDFAYGIRILRQDSWEALSSFIISQNNNIPRIKGIIGRLVEHYGRYPSIDDMADETADSLSFLRAGFRAKYLVDAVDKLYRGEITIEGIRQASLEDATKKLMSIKGVGPKVASCALLFGFYKLDAFPVDVWVKRVLSEYYPNGLPDCTKGIEGIAQQYLFHYIRKQYGKVE from the coding sequence ATGGATTATTCTGTTAAAGGCAACGACATTATCATAAAGCAGTCTGACTTTGAGCTGTCTCAGACGCTTGACTGCGGACAGGCCTTTAGATGGGAGCAGCAGGAAGACGGCTCATTCACAGGAGCTTATCTTAACAGGCCGCTAAGAATAAGCACGGTCGATATCAAGGACTGCACATTTATGCTCCACGACATCTCCGAAGATGAGCTTTTGAATATATGGTATGATTATTTTGACTTCACAACTGATTACAGTGAATTAAAGCGCAGGCTCAGCGAGGACGAGACTTTAAGCAAGGCTTGTGACTTTGCATATGGCATAAGGATATTAAGGCAGGACAGCTGGGAGGCTCTGTCGTCATTCATCATATCTCAGAACAACAATATTCCACGAATAAAGGGTATAATCGGGCGGCTTGTTGAGCATTACGGCAGATATCCTTCCATAGATGACATGGCAGATGAAACAGCTGATAGTCTTTCTTTTCTCAGGGCAGGATTCAGGGCAAAATACCTTGTTGATGCTGTAGACAAGCTGTACAGAGGCGAGATAACTATCGAAGGCATCAGACAAGCATCACTTGAAGATGCTACAAAAAAGCTGATGTCTATCAAAGGCGTAGGCCCTAAGGTCGCAAGCTGTGCGTTGTTATTCGGCTTTTATAAGCTCGATGCCTTCCCCGTTGATGTATGGGTAAAACGAGTTCTGAGTGAATACTACCCAAACGGGCTGCCTGACTGCACAAAGGGTATCGAGGGCATAGCACAGCAGTATCTTTTCCATTACATAAGAAAACAATACGGAAAGGTGGAGTAA
- a CDS encoding DUF6062 family protein: MRESILTIPVSEIFEPKCGCPICTMRDMLEQRTVDYIMGAAMMEPDVRIETNKQGFCKTHFEQMRACKNRLSLALMLQTHLQTLDKEIFSRKSIFEGKTAKQKKVSVINNDCFVCNKIEWGMSRLMVTTLELFSKQADFRKLFAEQEMLCLPHYDLLVSMSESVDKASRSAFIDCCNSLVKKQLDLLIEDVSHYCNMYDYRNSGKDGDWKNSKDSIERAIKFLTTR; encoded by the coding sequence ATGAGAGAAAGCATACTTACCATACCCGTAAGCGAGATTTTCGAGCCTAAGTGCGGCTGCCCTATATGTACAATGCGTGATATGCTCGAACAGCGCACGGTAGACTACATAATGGGCGCTGCTATGATGGAGCCTGATGTCAGGATAGAGACTAATAAGCAGGGGTTTTGCAAGACGCATTTTGAGCAGATGCGTGCCTGCAAGAACAGGCTCTCGCTCGCACTTATGCTTCAGACGCACCTACAGACTCTTGATAAGGAGATATTCTCACGCAAGAGTATTTTTGAAGGGAAGACTGCCAAGCAGAAAAAGGTGTCAGTCATAAACAACGACTGCTTTGTCTGCAATAAGATAGAGTGGGGAATGAGCCGCCTCATGGTAACGACATTAGAGCTCTTTTCAAAGCAGGCTGATTTCAGAAAGCTGTTTGCAGAGCAGGAGATGCTTTGCCTGCCGCATTATGACCTTCTTGTTTCAATGAGTGAGAGCGTCGATAAAGCAAGCCGTTCGGCATTTATTGATTGCTGTAATTCACTTGTTAAAAAACAGCTTGATCTGCTTATTGAGGACGTTTCGCATTACTGCAATATGTATGATTACAGGAACTCCGGCAAAGACGGTGACTGGAAGAATTCAAAGGATTCGATTGAACGTGCTATCAAATTTTTAACCACACGGTGA
- a CDS encoding ribose-phosphate pyrophosphokinase → MSIQNEKKVLFDVTTRVAPLGLIAMRGASELGDKVNSYLSRWAAEAGFENETFLIESDCPRFSSGDGKGLIKQTIRGNDLFILCDMGNYSIKYDYFGHENWMSPDDHYQDLKRIIQAASGKAYRINVIMPSLYGGRQHRRNYRESLDCAVALQELQSMGVSNVLTFDAHDPRVQNAVPLMGFDNIIPSYQVLKSMFKNLADFKPNKEHFMIVSPDEGAINRNMYYASVLGVDMGMFYKRRDYSVVVNGRNPIVAHEYMGNDVTGKDIFIADDIISSGESMLEVAAELKKRNAGKIYCYATYAIFTNGFEKFDKAYKDGVIDGVFGTNLTYRSPELLAKPWFYEVDCAKYIAYFITTLNHDMSISEVIDPHEKIQNLLKKYDMI, encoded by the coding sequence ATGTCGATACAAAATGAAAAGAAGGTCCTTTTTGACGTTACGACAAGAGTAGCTCCCCTCGGCCTTATCGCTATGAGAGGTGCGAGCGAGCTTGGTGATAAGGTTAATTCTTACCTTTCACGCTGGGCAGCTGAGGCTGGCTTTGAAAATGAGACATTCCTTATCGAGAGCGACTGTCCCAGATTCTCATCAGGTGACGGCAAGGGTCTTATCAAGCAGACTATCAGGGGCAACGACCTGTTTATTCTCTGCGATATGGGCAATTACAGCATCAAGTACGATTATTTCGGCCATGAGAACTGGATGTCTCCCGATGACCACTATCAGGATCTTAAGAGAATAATCCAGGCTGCAAGCGGCAAGGCTTACAGAATAAATGTTATAATGCCTTCTCTCTACGGCGGCAGACAGCACAGAAGAAACTACCGTGAGAGCCTTGACTGTGCAGTTGCTTTACAGGAGCTCCAGTCGATGGGCGTTTCAAATGTCCTCACATTTGATGCACATGACCCGAGAGTTCAAAACGCTGTTCCGCTTATGGGCTTTGATAACATAATCCCCTCCTACCAGGTGCTCAAATCAATGTTTAAGAACCTCGCCGACTTCAAGCCCAATAAGGAGCATTTCATGATAGTATCTCCCGATGAGGGCGCTATCAACAGAAATATGTATTATGCATCAGTTCTCGGCGTTGATATGGGTATGTTCTATAAGAGACGTGATTACTCTGTTGTAGTCAACGGCAGAAACCCCATTGTCGCTCATGAGTATATGGGCAATGACGTTACCGGCAAGGATATATTCATTGCAGACGACATCATCTCCTCCGGTGAGAGTATGCTTGAGGTCGCAGCAGAGCTCAAAAAGAGAAATGCAGGCAAGATCTACTGCTACGCTACATATGCTATCTTCACAAACGGCTTTGAAAAATTCGACAAGGCATATAAAGACGGCGTGATAGACGGCGTATTTGGTACAAACCTCACCTACCGCAGCCCTGAGCTTCTTGCTAAGCCCTGGTTCTATGAGGTCGACTGTGCTAAGTATATCGCATACTTCATCACAACTCTTAACCACGATATGTCGATATCCGAAGTTATCGACCCCCACGAGAAAATACAGAACCTTCTTAAAAAGTATGACATGATCTGA
- a CDS encoding SGNH/GDSL hydrolase family protein gives MKHTNLLFKRLTSALTAASLLLIGTISVAADDTEYESVESAVPQKVLVIGDSIATGYGLEGYDNGRENVESYANMLKKDFEKELKQGEEDFTNKAIDGQTSPELLEDLQKGEYDSDLEGCDLVLISIGGNDLLHTLFGFFSENTDYGISIKDILSNHSVGEIMSIYTDLSKVLEEKLAAYDDNIKDITTYINDKCDARVIVQTLYNPVDTKEKPKLFMAFVKSKIDTLNEKINNNAKDEQGNVRYEIADVFTAFSGQGDKLTNIAKIDIHPNADGHKKIYETINGVIRQKSFTIKVEKPKAEAVQADADKTESSTGSKDKQDDDYKIIVIATIAVASLAAGVSAVTIAATRKKQKGDTK, from the coding sequence ATGAAACACACCAATTTACTTTTTAAACGTCTGACATCAGCTTTAACCGCCGCTTCACTGCTTTTGATAGGCACTATAAGTGTGGCAGCAGATGATACTGAATATGAAAGTGTAGAATCGGCTGTTCCTCAGAAAGTGCTTGTGATCGGAGATTCGATAGCAACTGGCTATGGTCTTGAAGGTTATGACAACGGCAGAGAAAACGTTGAATCATATGCAAATATGCTTAAGAAAGACTTTGAGAAAGAGCTTAAGCAAGGAGAAGAAGATTTTACCAACAAGGCAATAGACGGCCAGACTTCGCCTGAGCTTCTTGAAGACCTCCAGAAAGGTGAATACGACAGCGACCTTGAAGGCTGCGATCTTGTTCTTATCTCGATAGGAGGAAACGATCTGCTTCATACGCTGTTTGGCTTCTTCTCTGAAAATACCGATTATGGGATAAGCATCAAGGATATTCTCTCAAATCATTCTGTCGGCGAAATAATGAGTATTTACACCGACCTTTCAAAGGTGCTTGAAGAAAAGCTCGCAGCATATGATGATAATATCAAGGATATAACAACTTACATCAACGACAAGTGCGATGCAAGAGTTATAGTACAGACGCTTTACAACCCTGTTGATACAAAAGAGAAGCCCAAGCTGTTCATGGCTTTTGTAAAAAGCAAGATAGACACTCTAAATGAAAAGATAAACAACAATGCCAAAGACGAGCAGGGAAATGTACGCTATGAGATAGCAGATGTATTCACAGCATTTTCCGGGCAGGGCGATAAGCTGACAAATATCGCAAAGATAGACATTCACCCCAATGCTGACGGTCACAAGAAAATATATGAGACTATAAACGGCGTTATAAGGCAAAAGTCATTTACAATAAAGGTCGAAAAACCCAAGGCTGAAGCTGTTCAGGCAGATGCAGATAAAACTGAAAGCAGCACTGGCAGCAAAGACAAGCAGGATGATGACTACAAGATAATCGTTATAGCTACGATAGCTGTAGCATCTCTTGCAGCCGGTGTATCAGCAGTGACTATTGCTGCAACAAGAAAAAAGCAGAAAGGCGATACTAAATGA
- a CDS encoding IspD/TarI family cytidylyltransferase, translating to MVFACIAAGGTGSRMGLDIPKQFAKISGKPIIIYTLEQFLKVDEIDKIYIGCHKDWAQYLRDMIKEQTNAEDKTEVIDGGKDRNDTILGCAYKIKEQYGDKGQIFITHDGVRPFVTPEIIRNNITACKKHGFAGTYVAATDTIAISSDGLTVDSVPNRKTLYNAQTPQTFMLDGLIGAYESLDDKKRASITDTCSVITLTGGRIHIVEGDYTNIKLTTISDLTAAKALAYRK from the coding sequence ATGGTATTTGCCTGCATAGCAGCCGGAGGCACCGGCAGCAGAATGGGGCTCGATATTCCTAAGCAATTTGCAAAGATAAGTGGAAAGCCCATTATTATCTATACGCTTGAACAATTCCTGAAGGTCGATGAGATAGACAAAATATACATCGGCTGTCATAAAGACTGGGCACAGTATCTGAGAGATATGATAAAGGAACAGACCAATGCCGAAGATAAAACAGAGGTCATAGACGGCGGAAAGGACAGGAACGATACTATCCTCGGGTGTGCATATAAGATAAAAGAACAATACGGTGATAAAGGGCAAATTTTCATCACGCATGACGGCGTAAGACCTTTTGTCACACCGGAAATAATAAGGAATAACATCACAGCGTGCAAAAAACATGGATTTGCCGGGACATATGTTGCCGCAACAGATACGATAGCAATTTCTTCTGACGGGCTGACTGTTGACAGCGTACCGAACAGAAAAACGCTGTACAACGCCCAGACCCCACAGACGTTTATGCTTGACGGGCTTATTGGCGCATATGAGAGCTTAGATGATAAAAAACGTGCTTCGATAACAGACACCTGCTCGGTAATTACTCTCACCGGCGGAAGGATACACATTGTTGAGGGCGATTACACAAACATAAAGCTCACAACTATCAGTGACCTGACCGCTGCAAAAGCTCTTGCATACAGAAAATGA
- a CDS encoding AraC family transcriptional regulator: protein MTDYCYPVLGEEAGLPMYVLGAGARDQEFHFIREEGYPNHQIIYCVRGKGVLKIDDESFEITAGTGFFLPQGKPHEYYPTDDVWETHWVTFAGNEVDNILGFIKLDKARVFTIHDINQLDAIFKKMLYLMKTNYYYCGIQCSVLLYQFFMELHRVVNLQNGSQDSQKLNQLAPVMEYIDKNYKNDITLVELADLVDLSPQYLCRLFKECLSIRPFEYLARKRVQQAKILLLEGKWNINEIASMVGYNDCSYFCAVFKRHEMLSPAEFRSLHRKANK, encoded by the coding sequence ATGACCGATTATTGTTACCCTGTTCTTGGTGAGGAGGCTGGCCTGCCGATGTATGTTCTCGGTGCCGGCGCAAGAGATCAGGAGTTTCATTTTATAAGAGAGGAAGGCTATCCCAATCATCAGATAATATATTGTGTCAGAGGCAAGGGTGTGCTCAAAATAGATGATGAGTCGTTTGAGATCACTGCCGGCACAGGCTTTTTCCTGCCGCAGGGCAAGCCGCATGAGTATTATCCTACAGATGATGTTTGGGAAACTCATTGGGTGACGTTTGCCGGTAATGAGGTGGATAATATACTTGGATTTATCAAGCTCGACAAGGCTCGTGTCTTTACTATCCACGACATCAATCAGCTTGATGCTATATTCAAGAAGATGCTTTACCTTATGAAGACAAATTATTATTATTGTGGTATCCAGTGCTCTGTCTTGCTGTATCAGTTCTTTATGGAGCTTCACAGGGTAGTTAATCTGCAAAACGGTTCTCAGGACAGCCAGAAGCTGAATCAGCTCGCTCCTGTTATGGAATATATCGACAAGAATTATAAGAATGATATTACTCTTGTTGAGCTTGCGGACCTTGTTGATCTTTCACCACAGTATCTGTGCAGGCTGTTCAAGGAATGCCTGAGTATAAGGCCGTTTGAGTACCTTGCAAGAAAGCGTGTTCAGCAGGCGAAGATTCTTCTCCTTGAAGGCAAGTGGAATATCAACGAGATAGCTTCAATGGTCGGTTATAATGATTGCAGTTATTTCTGCGCTGTTTTCAAAAGACATGAGATGCTGTCGCCGGCTGAATTCAGAAGCCTTCACAGAAAAGCCAATAAGTAA
- the yfcE gene encoding phosphodiesterase has translation MRLFIASDIHGSAKWCRRMLEAFKNSKVEKLILLGDILYHGPRNDLPEEYAPKEVIALLNPLKDKILAIRGNCDTEVDQMVLDFPIMAEYAWIYDGKVRIFATHGHKFSPDTPPPLVKGDILLYGHTHIPENKDHSTFKAVNPGSVSIPKNGSAHSAVIYEDGCFTHIEI, from the coding sequence ATGAGACTATTTATTGCATCAGACATACACGGCTCAGCAAAATGGTGCAGAAGAATGCTGGAGGCATTCAAAAACAGCAAAGTTGAAAAGCTGATACTTCTTGGCGACATTCTTTATCACGGCCCGAGAAATGACCTGCCTGAGGAATATGCACCAAAAGAAGTCATAGCGCTTCTTAATCCGCTCAAAGACAAGATACTTGCAATAAGAGGGAACTGCGACACTGAGGTAGATCAGATGGTGCTTGACTTCCCTATCATGGCCGAATATGCTTGGATATACGACGGCAAGGTAAGGATATTTGCAACACACGGGCACAAGTTCTCACCTGATACTCCCCCGCCGCTTGTCAAGGGTGATATATTGCTTTACGGGCACACGCACATTCCCGAGAACAAGGATCACTCTACTTTCAAAGCAGTAAATCCCGGCTCGGTGTCGATACCAAAGAACGGCTCAGCTCACAGTGCTGTGATCTACGAAGACGGATGTTTTACACACATTGAAATATAA
- a CDS encoding methyl-accepting chemotaxis protein, with product MLKRKTKIKYRVMRLGIISVIVSSVVLTIASTIITQAIQVAKFDEELESLSDAYVTNISSLTNTIKMQIESTAAYPKLVDTSLSDAEIKKILEELATTTYFHDFSIANPDGTTMNNTNISEREYFQRALNGETFISSPVVRLTDSSITTMVGTKMPDGRVLYGALESELFSNGLKSKTDDSRLVLVLDKDGMVIASSDPSLVEEQKNYYADKDEVYGDLSEKMINGENGNYKLSRDGESCGSYFQTIDKSNGWSICVIGSYSDALNGVYKAILISAGMSILLIVIEIIVAFKVAGRITGSVSYSAERLNLLSYGDIHSDAEVKYTNDETEDMTSSLSLAVSKLRQYINTITENLQGMANGDFSISNDMEFNGDFVKISDAFSEINDTLGKLITEINIAASDVLKGVRQISNDSAALADGSTKQSTAVEELNTTMSKVAEQAENAAKNAEYAAHLTATSAEKVNQQEEEMQNMLSAITEVKEKSNEISSIIKTIEDISFQTNILALNASIEAARAGDAGRGFAVVADEVVDLANKSSQAAQDSADLISQTLSAVNRGFKAANESAAKMTEVRKMSEKVSELVTDIAQTSTDQATAISQTTAGIEQISEVVAQNSVTAIHTASSCEQLTVQANSLRDKISVLKV from the coding sequence ATGTTAAAAAGAAAAACTAAGATCAAATATAGGGTAATGAGACTTGGCATCATTTCGGTTATAGTATCATCGGTCGTTCTTACGATCGCTTCAACTATCATTACCCAGGCAATACAGGTGGCGAAGTTTGACGAGGAGCTTGAATCGCTTTCTGATGCTTATGTGACGAATATCTCATCATTGACAAATACTATCAAGATGCAGATAGAAAGCACTGCCGCATATCCTAAGCTCGTTGATACAAGCCTGTCTGATGCCGAGATCAAGAAGATACTTGAAGAACTGGCGACTACTACATATTTCCATGATTTCAGTATTGCAAACCCTGACGGCACTACGATGAATAACACCAATATCTCAGAGCGTGAGTATTTTCAGCGTGCGCTCAACGGCGAGACATTTATTTCAAGCCCTGTTGTCAGACTTACCGACAGCAGTATCACGACTATGGTCGGTACAAAGATGCCTGACGGCCGTGTGCTTTACGGTGCGCTTGAATCAGAGCTATTCTCAAACGGCCTGAAATCCAAGACCGATGATTCGAGACTTGTTCTTGTGCTTGATAAAGACGGTATGGTCATCGCTTCGAGTGACCCTTCGCTTGTTGAGGAGCAGAAGAATTACTATGCAGATAAAGACGAGGTTTACGGCGACCTGTCCGAGAAGATGATAAACGGTGAAAACGGTAACTATAAATTATCCAGAGACGGTGAATCCTGTGGTTCATACTTCCAGACAATAGACAAAAGCAACGGCTGGAGTATCTGTGTCATAGGTTCTTACTCAGATGCTCTCAACGGTGTTTATAAGGCTATCCTTATATCAGCCGGTATGTCTATCCTTCTTATAGTTATAGAAATAATCGTTGCATTCAAGGTGGCCGGCAGGATTACCGGTTCTGTTTCGTATTCTGCTGAAAGACTTAACCTTCTGTCATACGGTGATATCCATTCTGATGCAGAGGTCAAGTATACTAATGACGAGACGGAGGATATGACAAGCTCGCTGTCTCTTGCTGTAAGTAAGCTGCGACAGTATATCAATACTATCACGGAAAACCTTCAGGGAATGGCTAACGGCGACTTCTCGATATCGAACGATATGGAATTCAACGGCGATTTCGTAAAGATAAGCGATGCTTTCTCTGAGATAAACGATACGCTCGGTAAACTCATAACCGAGATAAATATCGCAGCATCTGATGTTCTTAAGGGCGTTCGTCAGATATCTAATGACTCTGCCGCTCTTGCAGACGGTTCTACAAAGCAGTCAACTGCTGTTGAGGAGCTCAACACCACAATGTCAAAGGTCGCAGAGCAGGCTGAGAATGCCGCTAAGAACGCCGAATACGCAGCACATCTTACCGCTACATCTGCTGAGAAGGTCAATCAGCAGGAGGAAGAGATGCAGAATATGCTCTCTGCTATAACCGAAGTTAAGGAAAAGTCAAACGAGATAAGCTCTATCATCAAGACTATCGAGGATATCTCGTTCCAGACAAATATCCTTGCGCTAAATGCTTCTATCGAGGCGGCAAGAGCCGGTGACGCAGGCCGAGGCTTTGCAGTCGTTGCTGATGAAGTAGTTGACCTTGCTAATAAGTCTTCACAGGCAGCTCAGGACTCGGCAGATCTTATATCTCAGACATTAAGTGCTGTTAACAGAGGCTTCAAGGCAGCTAATGAGAGTGCTGCCAAGATGACAGAAGTAAGAAAGATGTCAGAAAAGGTCAGCGAGCTCGTTACGGATATAGCCCAAACTTCTACAGATCAGGCAACTGCTATATCGCAGACAACTGCCGGTATCGAGCAGATATCAGAAGTCGTTGCACAGAACTCTGTTACTGCTATCCATACAGCATCTTCTTGTGAGCAGCTTACAGTTCAGGCGAACTCGCTCAGAGATAAGATAAGTGTGCTTAAGGTATAA
- a CDS encoding flavodoxin, with protein MSKNITVCFSASGVTKRAAQLIADTLNTELIEITPKTAYTKEDLNWRDKNSRSTLEMSDKSSRPEITNEKVDLSGVDTVFLGFPVWWYIAPTIVNTFLEANDLSGKRIVLFATSGGSDFGKTVQFLKNSVASDTVISEGRVFSGRFEDNDVVEFARQYI; from the coding sequence ATGTCAAAAAACATCACAGTATGCTTTTCAGCGAGCGGTGTCACAAAAAGAGCTGCACAGCTGATAGCAGATACACTAAATACCGAGCTTATAGAGATAACTCCTAAAACCGCATATACCAAAGAGGATCTCAACTGGAGAGACAAGAATTCACGTTCAACTCTTGAAATGAGCGATAAGTCATCTCGCCCTGAGATAACCAATGAAAAGGTCGATCTTTCAGGAGTGGATACCGTTTTTCTCGGATTCCCTGTATGGTGGTATATTGCGCCGACGATCGTAAACACATTCCTTGAAGCAAATGACCTGTCAGGCAAGCGCATAGTATTGTTTGCGACCTCCGGCGGCTCGGATTTTGGCAAGACAGTGCAGTTCTTAAAAAACAGCGTAGCATCTGATACAGTGATATCCGAGGGCAGGGTGTTCTCAGGCAGATTTGAGGATAATGATGTAGTTGAATTTGCCAGACAGTATATCTGA
- the rlmB gene encoding 23S rRNA (guanosine(2251)-2'-O)-methyltransferase RlmB, whose protein sequence is MKRNNDREYKVHETPEERGLIVGRNPVIEALKADKLIDLIFVNPEAEGSVKLILKLARDRNIPIKQVSEQKLTSMCDGMSHQGVIAMGACAEYKTPEELLDIAREKGEDPFIIICDEIEDPHNLGAIIRTAETAGAHGVIIPKRRSASLNQTVFKTSAGAASWLPVARVANIAQTIDMLKKNGVWIYGTDGSGANYTDERLEGPIALVIGSEGYGMSRLTKEKCDGLLSLPMKGKITSLNASVAAGIFMYEVVRQRALK, encoded by the coding sequence ATGAAAAGAAATAATGATAGAGAATATAAAGTGCATGAGACCCCCGAGGAGCGTGGGCTCATCGTAGGGCGCAACCCGGTCATAGAGGCACTTAAGGCTGATAAGCTGATAGATCTTATATTTGTCAACCCCGAAGCAGAGGGCTCTGTAAAGCTGATCCTCAAGCTCGCAAGAGACAGGAATATCCCAATAAAACAGGTCAGCGAGCAGAAGCTAACTTCTATGTGTGACGGTATGTCGCATCAGGGGGTTATCGCTATGGGCGCCTGTGCTGAGTATAAGACCCCGGAGGAGCTGCTTGATATCGCAAGAGAAAAAGGGGAGGATCCCTTTATTATCATTTGCGATGAGATAGAAGACCCTCACAATCTCGGCGCTATAATCAGAACTGCTGAAACAGCCGGCGCTCACGGTGTTATCATACCCAAAAGACGCAGCGCATCACTCAACCAAACGGTCTTCAAGACCTCAGCCGGTGCTGCAAGCTGGCTGCCGGTAGCAAGGGTCGCTAATATTGCACAGACTATAGATATGCTTAAGAAAAACGGTGTTTGGATATACGGCACAGACGGAAGCGGTGCGAACTATACTGATGAACGCCTTGAAGGGCCTATAGCTCTTGTCATTGGTTCAGAAGGGTATGGTATGAGCCGGCTTACAAAAGAAAAATGTGACGGCCTGTTATCATTGCCGATGAAGGGTAAGATAACATCGCTCAATGCATCTGTTGCGGCCGGTATATTTATGTATGAAGTTGTAAGACAGCGTGCTTTGAAATAA
- a CDS encoding GyrI-like domain-containing protein, giving the protein MAFDFKKEYKEFYMPKERPQIVDVPKANYISVTGKGDPNEQDGDYKKAIEMLYAIAYTFKMSYKTDHCIEGFFEYVVPPLEGFWWQESVEGIDYSDKSSFNWISVIRIPDFITQADIDWAKETALKKKKLDCSSVKMITIEEGLCVQIMHVGSYDDEPASVALMDSFIAENGFKNDINDKRLHHEIYLSDARKTPPEKLKTVIRHPIKKI; this is encoded by the coding sequence ATGGCGTTTGACTTCAAGAAGGAATACAAGGAATTCTATATGCCCAAAGAAAGACCGCAGATAGTAGATGTTCCCAAAGCAAACTATATATCTGTTACAGGCAAGGGCGACCCGAACGAACAAGACGGCGACTATAAAAAAGCTATAGAAATGCTTTACGCTATTGCATATACCTTCAAAATGAGCTACAAGACAGACCACTGTATCGAAGGGTTCTTTGAATACGTCGTTCCGCCGCTTGAAGGCTTCTGGTGGCAGGAGAGCGTTGAGGGAATAGACTATTCTGATAAGAGCTCGTTCAACTGGATATCTGTTATCAGGATACCTGATTTCATAACTCAGGCTGATATCGACTGGGCTAAGGAAACTGCGCTGAAAAAGAAAAAGCTCGACTGCTCGTCTGTAAAGATGATTACCATTGAAGAAGGGCTGTGCGTTCAGATAATGCACGTTGGGAGCTATGATGATGAACCGGCATCAGTCGCTCTTATGGACAGTTTTATCGCAGAAAATGGCTTTAAGAATGACATAAATGATAAAAGGCTTCATCACGAGATATATCTCAGTGATGCAAGAAAAACACCACCTGAAAAGCTAAAGACAGTTATCAGGCACCCCATTAAAAAGATATAA